One Paenibacillus sp. J23TS9 DNA segment encodes these proteins:
- a CDS encoding DUF998 domain-containing protein, with the protein MKNISQKILQVGSILFILAGVVYLLCEAISAYAWSNPSYQYAINYISDLGIPVVTQFMGRMINSPLYFVMNFGFFANGILFAIAYFMIMNTLPSKRKIIGLALTAIYAIGITMVGMFPGYDWWGEPFHGIGAMLAIVGGNLSILCGGLMSHRMFPQKWVSTLSVIFCIIGIISFALFIGINNNMYAAVFERMSVYTIMVWCIIFGLFVQVKSRNMNVSDYEMNIKV; encoded by the coding sequence ATGAAAAATATCAGTCAAAAAATACTACAAGTAGGTTCTATTCTCTTTATTTTAGCAGGGGTTGTTTATCTTTTGTGCGAAGCTATATCAGCATATGCTTGGAGCAACCCATCGTATCAATATGCCATAAACTATATTAGTGATTTGGGTATACCAGTGGTAACACAGTTCATGGGGCGGATGATTAATTCTCCTTTATATTTTGTTATGAACTTTGGCTTTTTTGCTAATGGAATTTTATTCGCTATAGCGTATTTCATGATAATGAACACACTGCCATCAAAAAGAAAAATCATAGGTCTAGCACTTACTGCAATTTATGCAATTGGCATAACCATGGTTGGTATGTTTCCAGGGTATGATTGGTGGGGCGAACCGTTTCATGGTATTGGAGCTATGTTAGCTATAGTAGGAGGTAACTTATCTATATTATGCGGTGGCTTGATGTCTCATCGAATGTTTCCACAAAAATGGGTTTCAACGTTGAGTGTCATTTTTTGCATTATAGGAATCATAAGTTTCGCATTATTTATTGGGATAAATAATAATATGTATGCTGCGGTTTTTGAAAGAATGTCTGTATATACAATAATGGTTTGGTGTATCATTTTTGGACTTTTCGTACAAGTAAAAAGTCGCAATATGAATGTGTCGGACTACGAAATGAACATAAAAGTCTGA